In Candidatus Poribacteria bacterium, the following are encoded in one genomic region:
- the floA gene encoding flotillin-like protein FloA (flotillin-like protein involved in membrane lipid rafts), which produces MVDLFTGGIALVVLIFIIAFFWFVPVGLWIAAVAAGVPLRIFDLVGMRLRRVNPNVIVKGLISAHKAGLKVVTAELEAHYLAGGNVLNVVSALIAADKARIELNFQRSAAIDLAGRDVFEAVQVSVNPRVITTPRISALALDGVELIATVRITVRTNINRLVGGAGEETIIARVGEGIISAIGASETYEDVLENPDIISKTVLDRGLDAGTAFEILSIDIADVNVGKNIGAELQAEQAEADLVVAQAKAEERRAMAVAQKQEMTAGVQEMRAKVVEAEAQVPRSLANAFREGNLNTDTEQQ; this is translated from the coding sequence ATGGTCGATCTATTTACAGGGGGAATTGCCCTCGTTGTCCTAATCTTTATTATCGCGTTCTTCTGGTTCGTTCCCGTTGGACTGTGGATTGCCGCTGTCGCAGCGGGGGTTCCTCTCCGAATTTTTGACTTGGTCGGGATGCGCCTCAGACGCGTGAACCCTAATGTTATTGTGAAAGGATTAATCAGTGCCCACAAGGCTGGATTGAAGGTCGTAACCGCCGAATTAGAGGCGCATTACCTCGCCGGTGGCAATGTCCTCAATGTCGTGAGCGCGCTCATCGCCGCAGATAAAGCGAGAATTGAGTTGAATTTCCAACGCTCCGCCGCCATAGACTTGGCGGGACGGGATGTCTTTGAAGCGGTCCAGGTCAGCGTCAACCCTCGAGTGATTACAACACCGAGAATCAGCGCCCTCGCTTTAGATGGGGTTGAGTTGATAGCTACCGTCCGTATTACGGTGCGAACGAACATCAATCGGCTCGTCGGGGGTGCAGGTGAAGAGACAATCATCGCACGAGTCGGTGAGGGGATTATCAGCGCAATCGGTGCCTCTGAAACCTATGAAGATGTACTCGAAAATCCAGACATCATCTCGAAAACGGTACTCGATCGCGGACTCGACGCCGGCACTGCTTTTGAAATCCTTTCTATTGATATTGCTGATGTCAACGTTGGGAAAAATATCGGTGCGGAACTCCAAGCGGAGCAAGCCGAAGCGGACTTGGTCGTCGCACAAGCCAAGGCAGAAGAGCGTCGTGCGATGGCGGTCGCTCAGAAGCAGGAGATGACAGCAGGCGTCCAAGAGATGCGTGCGAAAGTCGTTGAAGCAGAAGCGCAAGTCCCGCGTTCTCTGGCGAATGCGTTTCGTGAAGGTAATTTGAACACTGACACAGAACAACAGTAG
- the floA gene encoding flotillin-like protein FloA (flotillin-like protein involved in membrane lipid rafts): protein MAPTMVAIIAVLLILFIIIISWLVPIGLWITAIAAGVKVGIFDLVAMRLRRVPPAAIVEPQINATKAGLNLSLDDLEAHFLAGGRVASVVSALIAADKANIDLGFAQAAAIDLAGRDVLQAVQVSVTPEIIDIPSREDATAGITAVARDGIQLIVKARVTVRADIDRLVGGATEDTIRARVGEGIITTIGSSGSHKQVLENPVRISETVLAKGLAAGTAFEILSIDIADINVGENVGAKLQTDQAQAELKIARAKAEERRARAEAEEEENKALVEEMTVKLIEAEAEVPLAISDTFDSQRMSVMTYYELRNILADTEMRQSIASPGGTQELDTTRSAHSLGLS from the coding sequence ATGGCACCAACAATGGTCGCAATTATTGCTGTCCTGCTTATCCTATTTATCATTATTATTAGTTGGCTCGTCCCGATCGGTCTCTGGATTACTGCCATTGCGGCAGGCGTGAAGGTTGGGATTTTTGACCTCGTTGCGATGCGTTTGCGACGGGTCCCACCCGCTGCAATTGTAGAACCCCAGATTAACGCAACAAAAGCCGGCTTAAATCTATCGCTTGACGATCTGGAAGCACATTTCCTTGCAGGCGGGCGCGTTGCAAGTGTCGTATCCGCACTGATCGCCGCAGATAAAGCCAACATCGATCTCGGTTTCGCGCAGGCCGCCGCAATCGATCTCGCAGGTCGTGATGTCTTGCAAGCCGTCCAGGTCAGCGTTACGCCTGAGATTATAGACATCCCCAGCAGAGAGGACGCTACCGCCGGTATCACTGCCGTTGCCCGCGATGGTATCCAGTTAATCGTGAAAGCGCGTGTTACCGTGAGAGCCGACATTGACCGACTCGTCGGCGGTGCCACCGAGGACACCATCCGTGCAAGGGTCGGTGAGGGAATTATCACAACGATCGGCTCCTCGGGAAGCCACAAGCAAGTCTTAGAAAACCCCGTGCGTATCTCAGAGACGGTGCTCGCAAAGGGCTTAGCCGCAGGAACCGCCTTTGAAATTCTGTCTATCGACATCGCCGATATAAATGTTGGTGAGAATGTCGGTGCCAAATTACAGACCGACCAAGCGCAAGCCGAACTCAAGATAGCACGTGCGAAAGCGGAAGAACGCCGCGCACGCGCAGAAGCGGAAGAGGAAGAGAATAAAGCGTTAGTCGAAGAAATGACCGTCAAACTGATTGAGGCTGAAGCGGAGGTGCCACTCGCAATCTCGGACACCTTTGATTCCCAGAGAATGAGTGTCATGACGTATTACGAACTCCGTAATATCCTTGCCGATACAGAGATGCGTCAATCGATCGCCTCACCGGGTGGCACGCAAGAGTTAGACACGACGCGATCAGCACACTCACTCGGACTTTCATAG